The genomic window CAGCTTCTAAATCAGCCGGGGAAGTTGATTTTACCCGGTCAACTATCACTTGATCTATCGACAAAATCGGAATCGCCTGCGCCACAATTACTTCTAAATCTTTTTCTAAATACTTATCTAAAAGTAGAGCCAACTCTTGACTCATGACTTCTAAAGAAGTACTGACAACAGGTGAAGTACTAAGACGATTCAGCAGGACTCCAGCAATATTTTCCCAATCAACGGAATCAGTTAATCCTTGTAAAAAATCACTGCCACTGTTTTGTAGATAATGACGGACACTTTCGCGGGTGGTCTTTCTAAGTTGACGCACTGTACCCATTGGCAAGTTTTGTAATGATAAATTTTGCAGTAATTTCCTAATGCGATCGCGCATTTGTAAATCTTGAGTCAATTCCTGCAAGCGAGTATTAGTAGCCTCCTTTTCATCCAAGCAAAAAGTCCGTAACCGTGTAAGAGTATTACGTAAGCCAAACAAATTTGCTACTACCCAATAAGTACCACTGGTTTTTTCGCGGAAGCCTTCATCAATAATTTGAATTGTGCGATCTGTCAAAAAATCAACTATCGTCTGCCGCAGCACATCCGGCGGTAGAACTGCTTGCAACAACCAATCAGCAAGCCGCGTGGCTTGTTCTTCACTCAATTGAAATTCCAGCAATATCTGGTCAAAAATTTGATTTATCTGCGCTTCCAAAAAGTCTTCACGTCGCGCCAAAAC from Nostoc sp. UHCC 0926 includes these protein-coding regions:
- a CDS encoding DUF445 domain-containing protein, translated to MDWSHLWLYVSPPVLGGIIGYFTNDIAIKMLFRPYRAIYIAGRRVPFTPGLIPRNQERLALNISNTIMGSLLTPQELQNLARRLLQTERVQAGILWLLQLAIEQIKTDKNQKSAKIVAGILRDLLGESLPRLLKVLARREDFLEAQINQIFDQILLEFQLSEEQATRLADWLLQAVLPPDVLRQTIVDFLTDRTIQIIDEGFREKTSGTYWVVANLFGLRNTLTRLRTFCLDEKEATNTRLQELTQDLQMRDRIRKLLQNLSLQNLPMGTVRQLRKTTRESVRHYLQNSGSDFLQGLTDSVDWENIAGVLLNRLSTSPVVSTSLEVMSQELALLLDKYLEKDLEVIVAQAIPILSIDQVIVDRVKSTSPADLEAAIEGIVKNELQAIVTLGGVLGFVIGLLQTVFLILSQY